The Haloplanus salinarum genome includes a region encoding these proteins:
- a CDS encoding MFS transporter, which translates to MDDNDRSIVGFVMVGHAMVHTYEMSIPILMTVWLSQFSTTTAVLGVAAAVGYGLFGIGALPGGLLVDRFGSRVLISACLAGMGVSFLLLGLAPGVIGVTAALAVWGAAASVYHPAGLTLISNGVEERGRGFAYHGMAGNVGIAGGPLVTALLLLAFDWRLVVLLLAVPALLATLAGLSIEFDPAAAIEATDGGSRRRSPDSLGEFAGETRRLFTLGFLLIFVIVGFNGLYYRGVLTFLPEFLGDFLTAAVGDVRPGIFDPGSPMAAEFDLAQYLYAGLLTVGIGGQYLGGRLTESTEPDRALIFVLVTLTVVALGFVPAAETGLPGLLLASFALGFALFATQPLTQATVAKYSVPEARGLSFGYTYLAIFGVGALGAAIVGTVLTYASVSVVFVVLAAFSTTGTCLALALVRAGRVP; encoded by the coding sequence GTGGACGACAACGATCGCTCCATCGTCGGGTTCGTCATGGTCGGCCACGCGATGGTGCACACCTACGAGATGTCCATCCCGATCCTGATGACGGTGTGGTTGTCGCAGTTCTCGACCACGACGGCGGTACTCGGCGTCGCCGCCGCCGTCGGGTACGGGCTGTTCGGGATCGGCGCGTTACCGGGCGGGCTGCTGGTCGACCGCTTCGGATCGCGGGTGTTGATCAGCGCCTGTCTGGCCGGTATGGGCGTCTCGTTCCTCCTGTTGGGTCTCGCACCCGGTGTCATCGGCGTGACGGCCGCACTGGCGGTCTGGGGGGCCGCCGCGAGCGTCTATCACCCCGCGGGACTGACGCTCATCAGCAACGGCGTCGAGGAACGCGGGAGGGGGTTCGCCTATCACGGCATGGCCGGGAACGTCGGCATCGCCGGTGGGCCGCTGGTGACCGCCCTCCTGTTGCTCGCGTTCGACTGGCGGCTCGTGGTGTTGCTCCTCGCCGTGCCGGCCTTGCTCGCCACGCTCGCCGGCCTCTCCATCGAGTTCGACCCCGCCGCGGCCATCGAGGCGACGGACGGCGGCTCCCGACGGCGGTCGCCCGACTCGCTCGGCGAGTTCGCCGGGGAGACACGCCGACTGTTCACGCTCGGCTTCCTGTTGATCTTCGTGATCGTCGGCTTCAACGGCCTCTACTACCGGGGCGTGCTCACGTTCCTCCCGGAGTTCCTCGGCGACTTCCTGACGGCGGCCGTCGGCGACGTCCGACCCGGCATCTTCGATCCCGGGAGCCCGATGGCGGCGGAGTTCGACCTCGCCCAGTACCTCTATGCCGGCCTGTTGACCGTCGGGATCGGCGGCCAGTATCTCGGGGGCCGGCTCACGGAGTCGACCGAACCGGATCGGGCCCTGATATTCGTCCTCGTCACCCTCACCGTCGTCGCACTGGGATTCGTCCCCGCGGCGGAGACGGGACTCCCGGGGCTCCTGCTCGCCAGCTTCGCCCTCGGGTTCGCGCTGTTCGCCACGCAACCGCTCACGCAGGCGACCGTCGCCAAGTACTCCGTCCCGGAGGCGAGGGGGCTCTCCTTCGGCTACACCTACCTCGCCATCTTCGGCGTCGGGGCCCTCGGTGCGGCCATCGTCGGGACCGTCCTCACGTACGCGTCCGTCTCCGTCGTCTTCGTCGTCCTCGCGGCGTTCTCGACGACGGGGACGTGCCTCGCGCTGGCGCTCGTACGGGCCGGTCGAGTGCCGTAG
- a CDS encoding SDR family oxidoreductase, whose translation MSTDEFDLSEPELTADDLLVLDDERFTDGDVAVVTGAASGIGRATAVALAANGLTVVGADVDEGGLDGTVDLAADVGAAGEVLPVPTDLTDDGDVAAMVDAAAERGDLRYVANVAGMQHIASLPEFPMEKYDQLLDVMLRAPFLTAKLAMPHIRATDDGVGAIGNMSSVHGRYATQDKAAYITAKHGLNGLTRAIAAEGEGTLRGFSVSVGYVLTPLMVNQIEDTAAERGISEREVVEDVMLGQARSTEMMTPAEVANLFVFGFSSHASHLNGGDMLHDGGYSTTYE comes from the coding sequence ATGTCCACGGACGAGTTCGACCTCAGCGAACCGGAACTGACCGCCGACGACCTCCTCGTTCTCGACGACGAGCGGTTCACCGACGGGGACGTCGCCGTGGTGACGGGGGCGGCGTCGGGCATCGGCCGCGCCACGGCCGTCGCCCTCGCGGCGAACGGGTTGACGGTCGTCGGGGCCGACGTCGACGAGGGCGGACTCGACGGCACCGTCGACCTCGCCGCCGACGTGGGCGCCGCGGGCGAGGTCCTGCCGGTGCCTACCGACCTCACCGACGACGGGGACGTGGCCGCGATGGTCGACGCCGCGGCCGAGCGGGGCGACCTGCGCTACGTCGCCAACGTCGCGGGGATGCAACACATCGCCTCGCTCCCCGAGTTCCCGATGGAGAAGTACGACCAACTGCTCGACGTGATGCTCCGGGCCCCGTTCCTGACCGCGAAACTCGCGATGCCGCACATCCGCGCGACCGACGATGGCGTCGGTGCCATCGGCAACATGTCCTCGGTTCACGGGCGATACGCCACGCAGGACAAGGCCGCGTACATCACGGCCAAACACGGGCTGAACGGACTGACTCGCGCCATCGCCGCGGAGGGAGAGGGTACCCTGCGGGGCTTCTCGGTGAGCGTCGGCTACGTCCTGACGCCCCTGATGGTGAACCAGATCGAGGACACGGCCGCGGAGCGGGGCATCTCCGAACGGGAGGTCGTCGAGGACGTAATGCTGGGTCAGGCCCGCTCGACGGAGATGATGACGCCCGCCGAAGTCGCGAACCTCTTCGTCTTCGGGTTCTCGAGCCACGCCAGCCACCTCAACGGCGGCGACATGCTCCACGACGGCGGCTACTCGACGACCTACGAGTGA
- the proC gene encoding pyrroline-5-carboxylate reductase, which yields MTTVSVIGCGHMGGALVKGLSRVDTHRVTACDLDTDALEAMEPYCAETTTDVASATADADVVFVAVKPEVVGPVLADLDLSPDQTLVTIAAGVPRAFVAGHTDATVVRLMPNLAAETGTMAAAVSWDAPDADVRAVLDDLGEFVVIDEDLMDVATALNGSGPAFVYYLIKSMQEGAVAGGMDADDARTLAAQTFKGAAETVLRSEESLDDLIDAVATEGGTTIEGMEVLWDSDVDVAVGDALHAAADRSRELSGGFDDE from the coding sequence ATGACTACCGTGAGCGTCATCGGGTGTGGCCACATGGGCGGAGCCCTGGTGAAGGGGCTCTCCCGTGTCGACACCCACAGGGTGACCGCGTGTGATCTGGACACGGACGCCCTCGAAGCGATGGAGCCGTACTGTGCGGAGACGACGACGGACGTCGCGAGCGCGACGGCCGACGCGGACGTGGTGTTCGTCGCGGTGAAACCGGAGGTGGTGGGCCCCGTCCTCGCCGATCTCGATCTCTCCCCCGACCAGACGCTCGTCACCATCGCCGCCGGCGTCCCGCGGGCGTTCGTCGCCGGCCACACCGACGCGACGGTAGTCCGACTCATGCCCAACCTCGCCGCGGAGACGGGCACCATGGCCGCGGCGGTGAGTTGGGACGCTCCCGACGCGGACGTCCGTGCGGTCCTCGACGACCTCGGCGAGTTCGTCGTGATCGACGAGGACCTGATGGACGTGGCGACGGCACTCAACGGGAGCGGCCCGGCGTTCGTCTACTACCTCATCAAGTCGATGCAGGAAGGTGCCGTCGCCGGGGGGATGGACGCCGATGACGCCCGGACGCTCGCGGCACAGACGTTCAAGGGCGCCGCCGAGACGGTCCTTCGCTCGGAGGAGTCCCTCGACGACCTGATCGACGCCGTCGCGACCGAGGGCGGCACCACCATCGAGGGCATGGAGGTGCTGTGGGACAGCGACGTCGACGTCGCCGTCGGCGACGCCCTGCACGCGGCGGCCGACCGCTCCCGGGAACTGTCCGGTGGATTCGACGATGAATGA
- the proB gene encoding glutamate 5-kinase → MNEVVEAATVERARRLAAEAGRVVVKAGTNSLTDDESNLDDTKLDKLVDDIEDLLARGKEVILVSSGAIGAGMGRIDYPSETVEESQALSTVGQSHLMRRYTESFERYDRTVAQILLTDHDLEDPERFTNFRNTIETLLDWGVVPIINENDAVATEEIRIGDNDMLSSSVAIGVDVDLLVTLTDVDGVYTGNPKDDPDAERIEAVGRNYGRVQELVAGGSSDGIGFGGIRTKVEGARDASEHGIPAIIAGSAEPDVLERIATGKSVGTVFVPVNGVIDD, encoded by the coding sequence ATGAATGAGGTCGTCGAGGCGGCGACCGTCGAGCGGGCGCGGCGGCTCGCGGCAGAGGCCGGGCGCGTGGTCGTCAAGGCCGGGACGAACTCGCTGACCGACGACGAGTCCAACCTCGACGACACGAAACTCGACAAACTCGTCGACGACATCGAGGACCTGCTCGCCCGCGGCAAGGAGGTCATCCTCGTCTCGTCGGGCGCCATCGGCGCCGGCATGGGCCGGATCGACTACCCCTCCGAGACGGTCGAGGAGTCACAGGCGCTTTCGACGGTCGGCCAGAGCCACCTGATGCGGCGCTACACGGAGAGCTTCGAGCGCTACGACCGGACGGTCGCTCAGATCCTCCTGACCGATCACGACTTGGAGGACCCCGAGCGGTTCACCAACTTCCGGAACACCATCGAGACGCTACTCGACTGGGGCGTCGTCCCGATCATCAACGAGAACGACGCCGTCGCGACGGAGGAGATTCGGATCGGCGACAACGACATGCTCTCCTCCTCGGTCGCCATCGGCGTCGACGTGGACCTGTTGGTGACGCTCACCGACGTCGACGGCGTCTACACCGGCAACCCGAAGGACGACCCCGACGCGGAGCGCATCGAAGCCGTCGGCCGTAACTACGGCCGCGTTCAGGAGCTCGTCGCCGGCGGTTCGAGCGACGGAATCGGCTTCGGCGGCATCCGGACGAAGGTGGAGGGCGCACGGGATGCGAGCGAACACGGCATCCCGGCGATCATCGCCGGGTCGGCCGAGCCGGACGTGCTCGAACGAATCGCTACTGGCAAATCCGTGGGCACCGTATTCGTCCCCGTGAACGGAGTCATCGATGACTGA
- a CDS encoding glutamate-5-semialdehyde dehydrogenase, with the protein MTEQAKSTEEKVAEAGTAALELANVDDGTRSAALRNVADAIDANHERILEANAKDVAAAEELLEAGEYSQALVDRLDLSASKLDDIAEMVRSVADQEDPLGRTLEARRLDEDLELYKVGVPIGVIGTVFESRPDALVQIAALSLKSGNAVILKGGSEASHSNRVLYELIVEATADVPDGWAQLIEAREDVTTLLGMDDSVDLLMPRGSSEFVSYIQDNTSIPVLGHTEGVCHVFVDRAADLGMAADVAFDAKVQYPAVCNAVETLLVHEAVADEFLPAMVERYREAGVTLRGDAATREVVDVDPATDADWSTEYGDLELSIKVVDSLAAAVDHVNAFGSKHTESIVSEDADRAGTFMRGVDAASVFHNASTRFADGYRFGLGAEVGISTGKIHARGPVGLEGLTTYKYHLEGDGQLVATYSGENAKPYRHEEFDGAWTPGHLSDADE; encoded by the coding sequence ATGACTGAGCAAGCCAAATCCACCGAAGAGAAGGTCGCAGAGGCAGGGACCGCCGCGCTGGAGCTGGCGAACGTCGACGACGGGACGCGGAGCGCCGCCCTGCGGAACGTCGCCGACGCCATCGACGCGAACCACGAGCGCATCCTCGAGGCCAACGCGAAGGACGTCGCGGCGGCGGAGGAACTGCTCGAAGCCGGGGAGTACAGCCAGGCGCTCGTCGACCGGCTCGACCTCTCGGCGTCGAAGCTCGACGACATCGCCGAGATGGTTCGCAGTGTCGCCGACCAGGAGGATCCCCTGGGCAGGACGCTGGAGGCCCGACGGCTGGACGAGGACCTCGAACTCTACAAGGTCGGCGTTCCCATCGGCGTCATCGGCACCGTCTTCGAGTCCCGGCCCGACGCCCTGGTGCAGATCGCTGCGCTCAGCCTCAAGTCCGGCAACGCCGTCATCCTGAAGGGCGGGAGCGAGGCCAGCCACTCCAACCGCGTCCTGTACGAACTCATCGTCGAGGCGACGGCCGACGTGCCCGACGGCTGGGCACAGCTCATCGAAGCGCGGGAGGACGTCACGACGCTCCTCGGGATGGACGATTCCGTCGACCTGCTCATGCCCCGGGGGAGCTCCGAGTTCGTCAGCTACATCCAGGACAACACGAGCATCCCCGTCCTCGGCCACACCGAGGGCGTGTGTCACGTCTTCGTCGACCGCGCGGCCGACCTGGGGATGGCCGCGGACGTCGCCTTCGACGCGAAGGTGCAGTACCCCGCCGTGTGCAACGCCGTCGAGACGCTGCTGGTCCACGAGGCCGTCGCCGACGAGTTCCTGCCCGCGATGGTCGAGCGCTACCGCGAGGCGGGCGTCACCCTCCGTGGCGACGCCGCGACCCGCGAGGTCGTCGACGTCGACCCCGCGACCGACGCGGACTGGTCGACCGAGTACGGCGACCTCGAACTCTCGATCAAGGTCGTCGACTCCCTCGCGGCCGCCGTCGATCACGTCAACGCCTTCGGCTCGAAGCACACGGAATCCATCGTGAGCGAGGACGCCGACCGCGCGGGGACCTTCATGCGCGGCGTCGACGCCGCGAGCGTCTTCCACAACGCCTCGACCCGGTTCGCGGACGGCTACCGATTCGGCCTCGGCGCCGAGGTGGGCATCAGTACGGGCAAGATCCACGCCCGCGGCCCCGTCGGCCTCGAAGGACTCACCACCTACAAGTACCACCTCGAAGGCGACGGGCAACTGGTCGCCACCTACAGCGGCGAGAACGCGAAACCCTACCGCCACGAGGAGTTCGACGGGGCGTGGACCCCCGGCCACCTGTCGGACGCCGACGAGTGA
- a CDS encoding TVP38/TMEM64 family protein → MAATVLVRDRLWIVTDVAALRAFVAGFGVLAPVVLILLQTLQVVLAPIPGQVLAVVAGYLFGPWWGTLFNVIGIGLGSTIAFWLSRRFGRGYVERVVSAAVLERFDDLVERRGLPALFVLFLIPGLPDDALCFVGGLTTIPLRKLVVVAVVGRAPAFFLANVLGDLVATGELRRAGLLFVVVTVVAVAAYLQRDRIADVLDDLLP, encoded by the coding sequence GTGGCCGCGACGGTCCTCGTTCGCGACCGACTGTGGATCGTGACCGACGTCGCGGCGCTACGGGCGTTCGTCGCCGGGTTCGGGGTGTTGGCACCCGTCGTCCTGATCCTCCTCCAGACCCTCCAGGTCGTGTTGGCACCGATCCCCGGCCAGGTGCTCGCGGTCGTCGCCGGCTACCTCTTCGGACCGTGGTGGGGGACGCTGTTCAACGTGATCGGCATCGGCCTGGGCAGTACGATCGCCTTCTGGCTGTCACGCCGGTTCGGACGCGGCTACGTCGAACGGGTCGTGAGCGCGGCGGTGCTGGAGCGGTTCGACGACCTGGTCGAACGGCGTGGCCTCCCCGCCCTGTTCGTCCTCTTTCTGATCCCCGGGCTGCCCGACGACGCGCTCTGTTTCGTCGGCGGCCTGACGACGATCCCCCTCCGGAAACTCGTCGTCGTCGCCGTCGTGGGCCGGGCACCCGCCTTCTTCCTCGCCAACGTCCTCGGCGACCTCGTGGCGACCGGCGAACTCCGTCGGGCCGGACTCCTGTTCGTCGTCGTCACCGTCGTCGCCGTCGCCGCCTACCTGCAGCGTGACCGGATCGCGGACGTGCTCGACGATCTGCTCCCCTAG
- a CDS encoding C-terminal binding protein, translating into MTHRIVVTDYDFPDLSIERSVIEAADADLRGEYARTPEEVIEAAAGADALLVQYAEVTEAVFEALDLQAVGRYGIGVDSIDLDAATEHDVPVVNVPDYCIEEVPTHALALLLSCIRKVPSYDRTIKGGEWDWTGGKPIHRLTGSTLGLVGFGKLPRRLRELVAGFDLDVLVYDPYVDAADVEAANAEKVDLDALLERSKYVSVHAPLTEETHHLIDAAAFERMREDAILINTARGPLVDIDALGEAVEAGEIAGAGLDVLPEEPPDSIPPIDHESVVYTPHVAWYSEESMATMRRTVAEDVLGILQGDTPRNPVNDVDGTE; encoded by the coding sequence ATGACTCATCGGATCGTCGTCACCGACTACGACTTCCCCGACCTGTCGATCGAACGCTCGGTCATCGAGGCCGCCGACGCCGACCTCCGGGGCGAGTACGCCCGGACCCCCGAAGAGGTGATCGAGGCCGCGGCGGGCGCCGACGCCCTGTTGGTACAGTACGCGGAGGTCACCGAGGCGGTGTTCGAGGCGCTCGATCTCCAGGCCGTCGGCCGGTACGGGATCGGCGTCGACTCCATCGACCTCGACGCCGCGACCGAGCACGACGTCCCGGTGGTGAACGTCCCGGACTACTGTATCGAGGAGGTGCCGACCCACGCGCTCGCGCTCCTGCTCTCCTGCATCCGCAAGGTCCCGAGTTACGACCGGACGATCAAGGGCGGGGAGTGGGACTGGACCGGCGGCAAGCCGATCCACCGCCTCACCGGGTCGACGCTCGGCCTCGTCGGCTTCGGCAAGCTCCCGCGTCGCCTGCGGGAACTCGTCGCCGGGTTCGACCTCGACGTCCTCGTCTACGACCCATACGTCGACGCCGCGGATGTCGAGGCCGCAAACGCCGAGAAGGTCGACCTCGACGCCCTGCTGGAGCGCTCGAAGTACGTGTCGGTCCACGCCCCGCTCACCGAGGAGACACACCACCTCATCGACGCGGCGGCGTTCGAGCGGATGCGCGAGGACGCGATCCTGATCAACACTGCCCGGGGCCCGCTGGTCGACATCGACGCGCTCGGCGAGGCGGTCGAGGCGGGGGAGATCGCGGGAGCGGGCCTGGACGTGTTGCCCGAGGAGCCGCCGGACTCGATCCCGCCGATCGACCACGAGTCGGTCGTCTACACGCCCCACGTCGCGTGGTACTCCGAGGAGTCGATGGCGACCATGCGACGGACGGTCGCCGAGGACGTGCTCGGCATCCTGCAGGGCGACACACCCCGAAACCCCGTAAACGACGTCGACGGGACGGAGTGA
- a CDS encoding YgaP family membrane protein, with protein MRIEKNVGGRDRLVRTALAAVLTVVAIAALERGKRTTGLLAAAGALGFAVNAVTCFCGLNAALGVDTTDE; from the coding sequence ATGCGCATCGAGAAGAACGTGGGCGGACGCGACCGACTCGTGCGGACGGCCCTCGCGGCCGTCCTCACCGTCGTCGCCATCGCGGCGCTCGAACGGGGCAAGCGAACGACTGGCCTACTCGCCGCGGCGGGCGCGCTCGGTTTCGCGGTCAACGCAGTGACCTGTTTCTGTGGGCTGAACGCCGCCCTCGGGGTCGATACGACCGACGAGTGA
- a CDS encoding phosphopantetheine adenylyltransferase codes for MSHRDRVVILGGTFTPIHNGHRALLHHAFRTASHDGAGDGHVVVGLTSPELATETRSDPAHADRLGAWTDRRDALEEELDRIGGAYPASCEIIRLEDPAGPAASREDADALVTSPEATAQRRAHGINERRLDAGLSPLEIHTPPFIVDEEGNRISSTRIRNGEIDVHGRLLE; via the coding sequence ATGTCACACCGCGACCGCGTCGTGATCCTCGGTGGGACGTTCACCCCGATCCACAACGGACACCGGGCGCTCCTGCATCACGCGTTCCGGACGGCCAGCCACGACGGCGCGGGCGACGGCCACGTCGTCGTTGGACTCACGTCGCCCGAACTCGCGACCGAGACACGGAGCGATCCGGCCCACGCGGATCGACTCGGGGCCTGGACCGACCGCCGTGACGCCCTCGAGGAAGAACTCGACCGGATCGGAGGGGCGTATCCGGCGTCCTGCGAGATCATCCGTCTCGAGGACCCGGCCGGCCCGGCGGCGAGTCGGGAGGACGCCGACGCCCTCGTCACGTCGCCGGAGGCCACGGCTCAGCGGCGGGCTCACGGGATCAACGAGCGTCGCCTCGACGCCGGGCTGTCGCCCCTCGAGATCCACACCCCGCCGTTCATCGTCGACGAGGAGGGCAACCGGATCAGCAGCACCCGCATCCGGAACGGCGAGATCGACGTCCACGGCCGTCTGCTGGAGTGA
- a CDS encoding thiamine-phosphate synthase family protein, whose amino-acid sequence MTVQLPSEIVVDRFLPTVRSMLAAELADRGFAQREIADRLGVSQAAVSQYLAGEGGGEERFVDDPRMRATIERIAEGFDTGRMDDYEALAELMELVREFEDRGPICAIHEEEMPALAGMGCDLCVRGRDRALQAEREILSNVRRAVRRFANTPDAAAHVPNVGTNVAMALPDAADETDVAAVPGRLHAMRGGINVPANPEFGASQHVATTVLAATAADPSIRGAINLATSDDLLAAVPEPIDAVEFDAEYADRRARLGDLFASGVPRVLYHEGAFGIEPITYVLGESAVDAVERAADLIAGAAANSEGDGAT is encoded by the coding sequence GTGACGGTGCAGTTACCGAGCGAGATCGTCGTCGATCGCTTCCTGCCGACGGTTCGGTCGATGCTGGCGGCCGAACTCGCGGACCGCGGGTTCGCACAGCGGGAGATCGCCGACCGACTCGGCGTCTCCCAGGCGGCGGTGAGCCAGTATCTCGCCGGCGAGGGGGGCGGCGAGGAGCGGTTCGTCGACGATCCGCGGATGCGGGCGACGATCGAGCGGATCGCCGAGGGCTTCGACACGGGTCGGATGGACGACTACGAGGCGCTGGCGGAACTCATGGAACTCGTCCGCGAGTTCGAGGACCGGGGGCCCATCTGTGCCATCCACGAGGAGGAGATGCCCGCGCTGGCGGGAATGGGGTGTGATCTCTGTGTTCGGGGCCGCGACCGGGCCCTCCAGGCCGAACGCGAGATCCTCTCGAACGTCCGCCGGGCGGTCAGACGCTTCGCCAACACGCCGGACGCGGCGGCCCACGTGCCGAACGTCGGGACGAACGTGGCGATGGCGCTCCCGGACGCGGCCGACGAGACCGACGTGGCGGCCGTCCCCGGGCGGCTCCACGCGATGCGCGGCGGCATCAACGTCCCCGCGAACCCGGAGTTCGGCGCCTCACAGCACGTCGCGACGACGGTGCTCGCCGCCACGGCCGCCGACCCCTCGATCCGGGGGGCGATCAACCTGGCGACGAGCGACGACCTCCTCGCGGCCGTGCCAGAACCGATCGACGCCGTCGAGTTCGACGCCGAGTACGCGGACCGTCGCGCCCGGCTTGGCGACCTGTTCGCCTCGGGCGTCCCCCGCGTCCTCTACCACGAGGGCGCGTTCGGCATCGAACCCATCACCTACGTCCTCGGGGAGAGCGCGGTCGATGCGGTCGAACGGGCGGCCGACCTGATCGCCGGCGCCGCGGCAAACTCCGAGGGCGACGGGGCGACGTGA
- a CDS encoding Mov34/MPN/PAD-1 family protein — MRLFRSSELLGIARETLDFVREASEESHPDEYMGFLRAEDARKLGLERSGQVITDVLVIPGTTSNPVSATVKTSMKPNDVQSVGSVHSHPNGVLRPSSADLSTFGQGDVHIIVGAPYGPDDWRAFDNRGDPTTLDVLDVDLPEERFFDFTQADIDAELLDEGRRRGVVPPEEQGLERDDDDGGFLSWLR; from the coding sequence ATGCGCCTGTTCCGGTCGAGCGAACTCCTCGGCATCGCGCGGGAGACGCTGGATTTCGTCCGCGAGGCCAGCGAGGAGAGCCACCCCGACGAGTACATGGGCTTTCTCCGCGCCGAGGACGCCCGGAAACTCGGTCTCGAACGCTCGGGACAGGTGATCACCGACGTACTGGTCATCCCCGGCACCACCTCCAACCCAGTCAGCGCGACGGTGAAAACGAGCATGAAGCCGAACGACGTCCAGTCGGTCGGCTCGGTCCACTCCCACCCGAACGGCGTCCTGCGGCCGAGTTCGGCTGATCTGAGCACCTTCGGCCAGGGCGACGTCCACATCATCGTCGGCGCGCCGTACGGTCCCGACGACTGGCGCGCCTTCGACAACCGTGGCGACCCGACGACACTGGACGTCCTCGACGTCGACCTCCCAGAGGAGCGCTTTTTCGATTTCACGCAGGCGGACATCGACGCCGAACTGCTCGACGAGGGGCGACGGCGGGGTGTCGTCCCGCCGGAGGAACAGGGACTCGAACGTGACGACGACGACGGCGGGTTCCTCTCCTGGCTCCGGTGA
- a CDS encoding DUF502 domain-containing protein translates to MDRSLDIDGVEEYDGLRGFARQAFVTGTAVTLPLIVTLLVLGVVVDFVSQQLDPIVELVSRVTGIQPASEVTLKLLAVVTLAALIFCIGVVAERRPDRTGFGALFDTLVSRIPGVGSLYRSIDEMSGLLLDSDTDSFREVKLVEFPTEGSYAVAFLTAETPEVVREATPEAEGMVTVFLPLAPNPVMGGYVLHVSADRVHDVDLTVEEGIQSIVTSGVATGQRSGSEYEFSEGMFDRVNRRLEAADLVDIGDLEAYAVDASEQIEETARETVEAARERTEGDDEDADGPPDSRR, encoded by the coding sequence ATGGATCGCTCCCTCGATATCGACGGGGTCGAGGAGTACGACGGGCTGCGAGGGTTCGCCAGGCAGGCCTTCGTCACCGGTACCGCTGTGACGCTCCCGCTGATCGTCACCCTCCTCGTCCTCGGCGTGGTCGTCGATTTCGTCTCACAGCAACTCGATCCGATCGTCGAACTCGTCTCCCGGGTCACCGGCATCCAACCGGCCTCCGAGGTGACGCTCAAACTCCTCGCCGTGGTGACGCTGGCTGCCCTGATCTTCTGTATCGGCGTCGTCGCCGAGCGCCGCCCCGATCGCACCGGGTTCGGCGCCCTCTTCGATACGCTCGTCTCCCGCATCCCCGGCGTCGGCTCGCTGTACCGCAGCATCGACGAGATGAGCGGTCTCCTCCTCGACAGCGACACCGACAGCTTCCGGGAGGTGAAACTGGTCGAGTTCCCCACCGAGGGGTCCTACGCCGTCGCCTTCCTGACCGCCGAGACCCCCGAGGTCGTTCGGGAGGCGACGCCGGAGGCGGAGGGGATGGTCACCGTCTTTCTCCCGCTCGCACCCAACCCCGTGATGGGTGGGTACGTCCTCCACGTCTCCGCGGACCGCGTCCACGACGTGGACCTGACCGTCGAGGAGGGTATCCAGTCCATCGTCACCAGCGGCGTCGCCACCGGCCAGCGGTCCGGGAGCGAGTACGAGTTCAGCGAAGGGATGTTCGACCGCGTCAACCGGCGATTGGAGGCCGCGGACCTCGTCGACATCGGGGATCTGGAGGCCTACGCCGTCGACGCCTCCGAACAGATAGAGGAGACGGCCCGGGAAACCGTGGAGGCCGCACGGGAACGAACGGAGGGTGACGACGAGGACGCCGACGGACCGCCGGACTCCCGCCGTTAG